DNA from Musa acuminata AAA Group cultivar baxijiao chromosome BXJ1-5, Cavendish_Baxijiao_AAA, whole genome shotgun sequence:
ACCTTCCGGACATTCGTCGAGATCATCTTTGAGAACCCTGAGAGGAGCATGCAGGCCTACCACCTGGATGGCTACTCCTTCTTCCCCGTCGGGTGAGCTAGTGACCAGTAATTACACCACCTAGCTACGTACATGTGATTTGCGATTCCAAAATGACACGTACAAGTGAACTTGATGTGATCACATTCGACTGGGTGCAGAATGGGGCATGGGAAGTGGACGCCGGCGAGCCGGAAAACCTACAACCTGCTCGACGCGGTGAGCCGGCACACGATCCAGGTGTACCAGAGGTCGTGGTCGGCGGTCATGCTGACGTTCGACAACGCCGGGATGTGGAACCTGCGGTCGGAGCTGTGGGAGAGGCGCTACTTGGGGCAGCAGCTCTACTTCACCGTGCAGTCGCCGGCGAGGTCCCTGAGGGATGAGTACAACATGCCGGACAACGCGCTGCTCTGTGGCGACGTTGCCAATCTTCCGAAGCCGCCGTCCTACGTTTAGGCGCAAGGTCGCGGGGAACAGATAGCTAAGCTGGTATAAGTGAGGGTAGTGATGGGGGGAGGAGGGGAAGACCGATATAAGTGGCTCTTTTGAGGGCCttctatttattatttttgttgttgagaaaaaaaaaattttttttttttttttttgcctcttgGCTGGTTATCGGAAAGCTGTAGCAACAATTGTTGCAATCttatttcataaatcatatgCGTTTGTGATTGTTAAAGTTTTTATTGTGAAATAGGTTTTCTATTTAACCTTTTCGTGCAGTGAGAGGCAATCACTTCTGGTCCAATCAATCATGTGATGAAACATCAGAATTGACTACCAGCAATGAACACGATGGATTCTACGAGTCAAAGCTGCCGATCATAGTCACTAATGGAGCATTAAGAACATCAATGTAACGTATAAAAGATTCAGGTTAATCTAAAATCTGCGCATCTAAAAAACTCAAAGAGTATTGTTctacgcagcagcagcagcatctacAAACTAAACATTCATTCTTCGTACCGCTCCTTGGGCCTGTCAAGTTCATCGCCAATGCAGCAATTAACATCACAGAATTATGTCACCTGGTTCTGGCAATGCAGTGAATATTTTGATTCATGATATCGCCTGGCATGCCTACAACTCCAAATTTTAGCATATCACGAGGCTATATAACATATTACGTCTTCTTTATGCAACTGTTCCCAGTCGCAAACAAGATGAAATCTGATGATTCAACTCCGACACCACAAAGTGTTAAACGCTTCCCATatgcaaataaaaatatcatgtaaCAGAGAAACTGACTTCGAAATGAATAGGACATGGCCCTCattgggaatcaaaagttaccAGAGAATAAAATGTGGGAGAAGATTAGAGGAACAATCCACAGAGCAATATGGACAATACGGTCAGCCACTTCCAGATGGAGAAAGGTGAAATCAAGATTTGCACCGACTTCAAACATCCGTCGTCTGCGGAAAACATTGGTATGATGTCTAATGTGCAATCATCGTTTGAAATCCTCATCCCACTTGGCAACTACAAATGCCATACCCTCAAACATCTCTCAACTACAGTGAACCAATGTCGTATTTTCGGCACTTCCAAGAGACTCCCTCGTGGCCCTTTTATGTTATCATTCATTTATTCTGCTTCTGCAAGATTTATTACCTAGCTTCATTTTCCGAGTATGTCAATGCATAATCCAAACCTTCTTGATGacaaattataaaattatcagtCCCTTGCCTAAATCCTGAATATCCAAAAATTTCATAAGCTCCAATGATGCGAGCTATAAGATTACTTTGCACTCGTCCATGAACCGACTGCCAGGTGCAAGAAATTTCTTCCAGTACCATTTATATTTTGGTATGCCTAGGTCAAGCCAAGGTTTCATATTGCCATTATAATGCAGTAATATAGCACTCTGGATAGCATTCTCACCGATTCCATAGTCATAGCCAAGACCTGATAGAATCCACTTCTTCTCTAGAGGGTATATGAGATTGCTGAATGCAAGTAAGCTCGCTGGTAGTGCTGCAGCTCTCCAAGATACTTCACCATTCGTTTGCAACTGTCATgatgggaagaaaaaaaaaatgtcagtAGGGAAATAAAACTACATATCAGTGAGCCTCAATACAAACTCGGGTTAGGCATCGAAAATCTAGGCACAGTTCTATGCCATTTACAAGAGAGAGTAGTCACCAATCAGACCCTGTATCAATTTAGATAATGCTACAGAGTCAATATCTAGCATTCTTCAGATAAGCCCATCTTTACAATTTATTTGTGGAAAATTTGAATAGAATTTATCCATGTTGAGAAGAAAACCAAAGTAGGGGTATCCATTTAGATCACCACTACAGAGGTAATATCTAGCATTCTCCAGAGAAGCCTATCtatacaattaaaacaggaaagaaTTGGATAGATTTGATCCTCAATGAGAAAGGGACCCAAGGCGGGCAAAATTTTATTGACCTAAAGAAAAGATGCAAATATCAAAACTGAGATTGAATGAAACAAACAAAATACTAAATGCCGTTATATTTAAGCCACAAAAAAGAACATTGTCTGGTTCTAAATTCAGCAATGGATGAAAGCAGCTGACTTTCCTGAATACATATCTAAGAGAGAAAAAACAATGCCCTCTTCACTGTAGACCTCAAATTCTTGAGCATTGAAAAGAAACAGTTAAAAGCAATGCAGTAAATTTCTTACATTCTGGAGTAGCTGCAGGTATGTCCCTGTGACATTATGCTCCCTCCACTTCTCTAAATCAACAACATTTAGTCCAGACATCCAGACACAAGAAGTTGCATTATGGTTATTTTTGCCCAGATATGCTTGCAGCTGTCCCAGTCTCATGCCACAAAACTCCATGGCACCATTCACTTTCCCTTCCATGTTAAGGCTCCATAGTGGTGATAGGTCACGCTGAACAACCACATCATCGTCCAAAACCACCACCTTCTTCAGACTCCTAAATATATCTGAAAGAAGAAAGTGTGAGTGACCAAATACTGATATGTACTCGGTTCTAATGTGTGCAGCTGGTTGGTCTTTTTTGCGGATAGAGACACGGAACTCTTCAGACAATGATAGCTGCACTAGACCCTCCTTGAGATTCTGCAGGTTAGGCTCTTCGAGGTTGATGACACGAATGGTTGCCTCTTCAAAAGAGTGTCTGGCAAACCAGACTTTCATAGCATAGTAGTTTTGAGCATCGGTTACAAtgtgaaaaataatatttctagTGACCTAATGAAACATGGACAAACAAGATAATCAATGGCTATAAGACATAATCCATTCCACAGAAGTAcctcaaaagaaaaaaggaacaGTTCCCATACCTTAGAATTCACCACTGTTGAATTTATAGCTACTGAAACTGCCAATACATTCCTCGAGAAAATGACGTAGTGAAATAATTTTGAGCCGCCAGTTTTGCTTGGTTGCAAGTGCTCCATATCCCTCGATGATGACTTAAAATATTCTACTGTTAATCTCATAGATAAACAATGGAGACTTTTGGGCATGGTATGAACACCAAGTTGATAGAGGAATGCACTCTGCATCATATGGAAATTGGCTTCATCCTCAGTGGAATCCAGTATTTGCCTAAGCTTTTTTTCAGGATAATTGCAATCTGTTGTGCATGTCTTGGCTCTTGCAATTGTTTGATCCATTCTATCTATCTTCTTTCCAACACTGACAACAAGAGAAAATGCTGTAAGTCTTTCGCCCTGACTAATATATTCCTAGTTGATCCATTCTACTCTTAGAAACTCAGGATGGCTGAGATGAGGATTCCAACCATCTATTAGTGCAACAATGGTACTCCTTGGATCTGACTGCTCAGTAAATAGATTCTCGCATAATAAGGTTTCATATGAACAACATCAAGACCATAAATAAaaataaggcatgtaatagtaaaagATGAAATTTCTaacaaaaaccaaagaaaatcacTTACGCCGGTGGAAGATCTGTATCTAAAATAGCCACCATAAGCATGTGCTCATGATCCTGAATATTCTGCTTTATTTCACGTGTTAATTTCTCTTGCCCATGAAGTTTAGCTATGATTGGATAGTAAGCTCTGGCAATGAAAAGCTGATCTTTGAGTCTCTTCACATAAGAATCCTTCATTGCTTCTCTATTTTCTATGGACCAGAGGCAGTAAGTCCCAAATTTAGGTTGACAAGGTCTTCCACTTTCATAACCCAGCAAACTGCCAAACTTGTTCTCGGTAGAACTGTCATTATTCTAAAGAATTATGCATACAAGTTATCCCGAAAATTATAAAGGTCAGAATGAGATTTATGGTGCCAAGTGCTTTCTTAAAATTCATTAATctgaatataaaatataaaaaataaaattagggaATAATTAAAGTTAAGGAACTACCTTGCTGAGAATATTTTGTTCGGCAAAAGAGAGCTTAGTAACACATCAGATGTATTATTCAACTCATATTTACTTTTATTTAAGTTCATTTTAAACAAATGTAAGCAATTAAAACATGAATGTTTGCTGTTACTCGATAACAATATCTTACTCTAGCACTCAAAGTTGGAAGTGGCTCTGATGGAGCTAATTGTGATGTAGAATAAGCTGCACACAACAGACAACATAGAAAAG
Protein-coding regions in this window:
- the LOC135673285 gene encoding probable galacturonosyltransferase 7 translates to MRGFAAASAPPARRRWKGPAVAVLALVVVVFSLLVPLAFLLGIHSHFRSGKLAGDLLPSEVKNNHITNFSSLGVQSTSKRNSTTSNFRPVNVTFHEEKNTRSHHKSEDVTSQMKAYSTSQLAPSEPLPTLSARNNDSSTENKFGSLLGYESGRPCQPKFGTYCLWSIENREAMKDSYVKRLKDQLFIARAYYPIIAKLHGQEKLTREIKQNIQDHEHMLMVAILDTDLPPAVGKKIDRMDQTIARAKTCTTDCNYPEKKLRQILDSTEDEANFHMMQSAFLYQLGVHTMPKSLHCLSMRLTVEYFKSSSRDMEHLQPSKTGGSKLFHYVIFSRNVLAVSVAINSTVVNSKVTRNIIFHIVTDAQNYYAMKVWFARHSFEEATIRVINLEEPNLQNLKEGLVQLSLSEEFRVSIRKKDQPAAHIRTEYISVFGHSHFLLSDIFRSLKKVVVLDDDVVVQRDLSPLWSLNMEGKVNGAMEFCGMRLGQLQAYLGKNNHNATSCVWMSGLNVVDLEKWREHNVTGTYLQLLQNLQTNGEVSWRAAALPASLLAFSNLIYPLEKKWILSGLGYDYGIGENAIQSAILLHYNGNMKPWLDLGIPKYKWYWKKFLAPGSRFMDECKVIL